From a region of the Tachysurus fulvidraco isolate hzauxx_2018 chromosome 5, HZAU_PFXX_2.0, whole genome shotgun sequence genome:
- the abi2b gene encoding abl interactor 2b isoform X7 produces MLDIQASQLRRMESSINHISQTVDIHKEKVARREIGILTTNKNTSRTHKIIAPANPERPVRYIRKPIDYSLLDDVGHGVKWLLRFKVNAQNIKAGTTPRTGAPTQKPPSPPGPGKGTLGRHSPYRTLEPVRPPVVPNDYVPSPTRNTAPPLQSPARTTSVNQRTRTYSSGSSGGSHPSSRSSSRENSGSGSVGVPIAVPTPAPPTAFPAGTASTPPNPPKPPPSVSIPAPPAPPPPPTPEPTPPPALPAPPEIPAPPQLPPTTGTATAQGNGPQFYSMNRPIARQTTPSVGGTLPYCRPSSVTSQPSNVPQNTHANMSQTQLNGGPHYNQNQAPMAPPPPSLLQITPQLPLMGFVARVQETISDAPPPPPPVEEPAFVDSTPPPPPPEDYEDEEGDEDEESAVVEYSDPYAEEDPPWAPRNYLEKVVAIYDYTRDKEDELSFQEGAIIYVIKKNDDGWYEGVMCGTTGLFPGNYVESIMHYAD; encoded by the exons ATGCTCGACATTCAGGCGTCTCAGCTACGCCGCATGGAGTCGTCCATCAACCACATctcacag ACGGTGGACATCCACAAAGAGAAGGTGGCCAGGCGTGAGATCGGCATCCTCACTACTAATAAGAATACCTCTCGCACACACAAGATCATTGCTCCGGCCAATCCCGAGAGGCCTGTGCGCTACATCCGCAAGCCTATTGACTACAGCCTGCTGGATGACGTAGGACACGGCGTAAAG TGGTTGTTAAGGTTCAAG GTTAACGCCCAGAACATCAAGGCGGGCACGACCCCTCGAACAGGTGCCCCTACCCAGAAACCACCCAGCCCTCCAGGTCCAGGGAAGGGCACCCtcgg GCGCCACTCCCCCTACAGGACGCTTGAACCCGTGCGTCCCCCCGTCGTTCCTAATGACTATGTGCCGAGCCCGACCCGCAACACAGCTCCGCCCCTCCAGAGCCCGGCACGCACCACCTCCGTAAATCAGAGGACCCGCAcgtacag CAGTGGTAGTAGCGGAGGAAGTCACCCGAGCagtcgcagcagcagcagagagaACAGCGGAAGTGGCAGCGTGGGCGTGCCTATCGCCGTGCCGACCCCGGCCCCTCCCACTGCTTTCCCAG CAGGTACTGCCTCCACCCCTCCGAACCCTCCCAAGCCCCCTCCCAGTGTGTCTATCCCGGCTCCCCCggcacctcctcctcctcctacccCTGAACCCACACCTCCTCCTGCCCTTCCTGCTCCCCCTGAGATCCCAGCTCCCCCACAACTGCCCCCCACCACCGGTACAGCGACCGCGCAAG GAAACGGGCCTCAGTTCTACAGCATGAACAGACCAATAGCGAGGCAAACCACACCCTCAGTAGGCGGGACTCTGCCGTATTGCAGGCCGTCTTCGGTCACCAGTCAGCCGAGTAACGTACCTCAGAATACTCACGCAAACATGAGCCAGACCCAGCTTAATGGAGGACCACACTACAACCAGAACCAAG CCCCCATGGCTCCGCCTCCTCCCTCCTTATTACAGATCACACCCCAGCTGCCTCTGATGGGATTTGTGGCTCGGGTGCAGGAGACCA TCTCGGacgctcctcctcctccgccccCTGTGGAAGAGCCGGCGTTTGTGGACTCGACTCCGCCCCCGCCTCCACCTGAGGACTACGAGGACGAGGAGGGCGACGAGGATGAAGAGTCGGCAGTGGTGGAGTACAGTGACCCGTATGCCGAGGAGGATCCTCCATGGGCTCCTCGCAACTACCTGGAGAAAG TGGTGGCGATCTATGACTACACCCGCGATAAAGAAGACGAGCTGTCCTTCCAGGAAGGGGCCATCATCTACGTCATCAAGAAGAACGACGACGGCTGGTACGAGGGTGTCATGTGCGGCACCACGGGGCTCTTCCCTGGAAACTACGTCGAGTCCATCATGCACTACGCTGACTGA
- the abi2b gene encoding abl interactor 2b isoform X9 translates to MAELQMLLEEEIPAGRGALLDSYANLERVAEYCESNYIQSPDKQRALEETKSYTTQSLASVAYLINTLANNVLQMLDIQASQLRRMESSINHISQTVDIHKEKVARREIGILTTNKNTSRTHKIIAPANPERPVRYIRKPIDYSLLDDVGHGVKVNAQNIKAGTTPRTGAPTQKPPSPPGPGKGTLGSGSSGGSHPSSRSSSRENSGSGSVGVPIAVPTPAPPTAFPGNGPQFYSMNRPIARQTTPSVGGTLPYCRPSSVTSQPSNVPQNTHANMSQTQLNGGPHYNQNQAPMAPPPPSLLQITPQLPLMGFVARVQETISDAPPPPPPVEEPAFVDSTPPPPPPEDYEDEEGDEDEESAVVEYSDPYAEEDPPWAPRNYLEKVVAIYDYTRDKEDELSFQEGAIIYVIKKNDDGWYEGVMCGTTGLFPGNYVESIMHYAD, encoded by the exons ATGGCGGAGTTACAAATGCTTTTGGAAGAAGAGATTCCTGCAGGCAGAGGTGCTTTACTGGACAGCTATGCGAATTTAGAGCGGGTCGCTGAATACTGCGAGAGCAATTACATTCAG TCTCCTGATAAACAGAGAGCGTTAGAGGAGACTAAAAGCTACACGACTCAATCCCTGGCTAGCGTCGCCTACCTGATCAACACACTCGCCAACAATGTGCTGCAGATGCTCGACATTCAGGCGTCTCAGCTACGCCGCATGGAGTCGTCCATCAACCACATctcacag ACGGTGGACATCCACAAAGAGAAGGTGGCCAGGCGTGAGATCGGCATCCTCACTACTAATAAGAATACCTCTCGCACACACAAGATCATTGCTCCGGCCAATCCCGAGAGGCCTGTGCGCTACATCCGCAAGCCTATTGACTACAGCCTGCTGGATGACGTAGGACACGGCGTAAAG GTTAACGCCCAGAACATCAAGGCGGGCACGACCCCTCGAACAGGTGCCCCTACCCAGAAACCACCCAGCCCTCCAGGTCCAGGGAAGGGCACCCtcgg CAGTGGTAGTAGCGGAGGAAGTCACCCGAGCagtcgcagcagcagcagagagaACAGCGGAAGTGGCAGCGTGGGCGTGCCTATCGCCGTGCCGACCCCGGCCCCTCCCACTGCTTTCCCAG GAAACGGGCCTCAGTTCTACAGCATGAACAGACCAATAGCGAGGCAAACCACACCCTCAGTAGGCGGGACTCTGCCGTATTGCAGGCCGTCTTCGGTCACCAGTCAGCCGAGTAACGTACCTCAGAATACTCACGCAAACATGAGCCAGACCCAGCTTAATGGAGGACCACACTACAACCAGAACCAAG CCCCCATGGCTCCGCCTCCTCCCTCCTTATTACAGATCACACCCCAGCTGCCTCTGATGGGATTTGTGGCTCGGGTGCAGGAGACCA TCTCGGacgctcctcctcctccgccccCTGTGGAAGAGCCGGCGTTTGTGGACTCGACTCCGCCCCCGCCTCCACCTGAGGACTACGAGGACGAGGAGGGCGACGAGGATGAAGAGTCGGCAGTGGTGGAGTACAGTGACCCGTATGCCGAGGAGGATCCTCCATGGGCTCCTCGCAACTACCTGGAGAAAG TGGTGGCGATCTATGACTACACCCGCGATAAAGAAGACGAGCTGTCCTTCCAGGAAGGGGCCATCATCTACGTCATCAAGAAGAACGACGACGGCTGGTACGAGGGTGTCATGTGCGGCACCACGGGGCTCTTCCCTGGAAACTACGTCGAGTCCATCATGCACTACGCTGACTGA